A genome region from Blautia coccoides includes the following:
- a CDS encoding GNAT family N-acetyltransferase: protein MEIRRERACDHQEVYKLIQASFSGAEHADGNEQDLVQALRKSSAFVPELSLVAVDDNRIIGHILFTEVRINSTVQLALAPLSVLPGYQRRGVGQALMREGHKLAAQMGYEFSVVLGSSGYYPKAGYVPADVYGIEPPFDVPRENFMALSLQGEAEPLHGMVMYAPEFFSV from the coding sequence AAGAAGAGAAAGAGCGTGTGACCACCAGGAAGTATATAAACTGATCCAGGCTTCCTTTTCAGGTGCTGAGCATGCGGACGGCAACGAACAGGATTTGGTACAGGCACTGCGTAAAAGCAGTGCGTTCGTACCGGAGCTTTCCTTGGTGGCAGTGGACGATAACAGGATCATAGGGCATATTTTATTTACTGAGGTCAGAATAAACAGTACCGTACAGCTTGCCCTTGCACCTCTGTCAGTCCTTCCGGGATACCAGAGACGAGGTGTGGGACAGGCTCTAATGAGAGAAGGACATAAGCTGGCAGCGCAGATGGGATATGAGTTTTCTGTTGTTCTGGGAAGCAGCGGATATTATCCAAAGGCCGGGTATGTTCCGGCAGATGTTTACGGAATAGAACCGCCGTTTGATGTGCCCAGGGAGAATTTTATGGCGCTCAGTTTACAGGGAGAAGCAGAGCCGCTTCATGGAATGGTAATGTATGCGCCGGAGTTCTTTTCTGTTTAA